The following proteins come from a genomic window of Brachionichthys hirsutus isolate HB-005 chromosome 20, CSIRO-AGI_Bhir_v1, whole genome shotgun sequence:
- the LOC137909494 gene encoding pro-opiomelanocortin-like, with translation MEIQSTLFVVAMAHLFAPGFGCSDGSICNDKSQKRRLLDSVHFRKSVIQTELPAPGALSVKVMDDDTLLLSIIFIKRVPANKISESILEGQNNQRRSYGHFHWGKHEGREPRPVKVFAAARGGWGTVDGVPPPQARRRPNRHEAKEGPNGESHPKQGLLAARVSSKSNVQPSPHQRRRGTYEMRHFRWGRPSVFKHNGNVMRASTQRKQRQMAKQSNKSKAKDLQRITGRMDKEEEAGRVIEKV, from the exons ATGGAGATTCAGTCAACGTTGTTTGTGGTGGCAATGGCACATTTGTTCGCCCCCGGATTTGGGTGCTCAGACGGCAGCATCTGTAATGATAAGAGCCAAAAGAGAAGGCTGCTG GACTCTGTTCACTTCCGTAAGTCTGTGATCCAAACTGAATTACCAGCTCCCGGCGCCTTGTCCGTAAAGGTTATGGACGATGACACCTTATTGCTCAGCATCATTTTCATCAAAAGGGTCCCTGCAAACAAAATATCAGAGTCAATTTTGGAAGGACAAAACAATCAGAGACGCTCTTACGGGCATTTCCACTGGGGCAAACACGAAGGCCGCGAGCCCCGGCCTGTAAaggtctttgctgctgctcggGGTGGATGGGGCACAGTTGATGGAGTTCCCCCCCCTCAGGCACGGAGGCGACCGAACCGTCATGAAGCAAAGGAAGGCCCGAATGGAGAAAGTCATCCAAAGCAAGGATTGTTGGCAGCCAGGGTTAGCTCTAAGTCAAATGTCCAGCCCAGCCCACATCAGAGGAGACGTGGGACATATGAGATGAGACACTTCAGATGGGGGCGTCCATCTGTCTTCAAACATAACGGCAACGTCATGAGGGCATCGACACAGAGAAAACAGAGGCAGATGGCCAAGCAAAGTAATAAAAGTAAAGCGAAGGATCTGCAAAGGATAACAGGCAGGATGGAtaaagaagaggaggcgggcCGAGTCATCGAGAAAGTATAA